One window from the genome of Eucalyptus grandis isolate ANBG69807.140 chromosome 7, ASM1654582v1, whole genome shotgun sequence encodes:
- the LOC104431364 gene encoding LOW QUALITY PROTEIN: pleiotropic drug resistance protein 3 (The sequence of the model RefSeq protein was modified relative to this genomic sequence to represent the inferred CDS: substituted 1 base at 1 genomic stop codon), which produces MAELIGTESDGIDSISNELSELERSLGSSFWLQGLSFRSTSAVSTTKDDTNDEYDLQWAAIERLPTFERLRSSLFECEIDGRAVDDKGKKVVDVSTLGALERHFFVEKLIRHVENDNLNLLRKIRDRTEKVGVKLPTIEVRYLNLCIEADCEIVQGKPLPTLWNSLKSMLPGIPAMPGSESRKAKINIIKDVGGIIKPGRMTLLLGPPGCGKTSFLKALSGILSKSLKVTGEISYNGHKLDKFIPQKTSAYISQYDLHIPEMTVRETLDFSARCQGVGSREDIMMEISRREKEAGIVPDPDTDTYMKAIALKGLKRTLQTDYILKILGLDICADTLVGNPMRRGISGGQKKRLTTAEMIVGPNKALFMDEITNGLDSSTAFQIVSCLQQLAHLTDATILVSLLQPAPETFDLFDDLILMAEGKIVYQGPCDQALKFFEDCGFRCPERKGVAHFLQEVISRKDQAQYWQRPELPYSYMSVNMFCKKFKESYCGMKLDQELSDTFDRSKIHKNAVSFNVYSLSRLELLRACTARELLLMRRNSFIYVFKSVQLIFIAFITMTVFLRTRMGIDVFHANYYMGSLYYALAILLIDGFPELAMTVSRLEAFYKQKELYFYPAWAYAIPASILKLPLSLLESVVWTSLTYYVIGYSPEVGGKFFRQLLLLFSVHLSSVSLFRFLASIFQTMVASTLAGSVALQILMLFGGFIIPEPSMPAWLKWGFWVSPITYGEIGLSVNELDAPRWQKILSSNTTVGSATLESRGLNFDGYFFWVSIGALLGSTLVFNIGFTLALSFLKPPGSSRAIISREKYLHSRETEDSHDSIKHEETKKSRNYYFXCSFKIIKPASLFQTGRMVLPFTPLTLVFNNLQYYIDTPVEMRERGFAQKRLQLLSDIIGAFRPGILTALMGVSGAGKTTLMDVLCGRKTTGYIEGEIKVGGYPKVQETFARISGYCEQTDIHTAQITVEESVIFSAWLRLDPQIDSKRKMEFVNEVLETIELDGIKDSLVGIPGISGLSTEQRKRLTISVELVANPSIIFMDEPTTGLDARAAAIVMRAVKNIVDTGRTIVCTIHQPSIDIFEAFDELVLLKTGGRLIYSGPLGHNSSKIIKYFESIPGVPKIKSDCNAATWMLEVTSTLAEAELGIDFALIYRESTLYETNKELVNKWSTPPPGSSDLHFASQFSQNRWGQFKSCLWKQCLSYWRIPPYNLMRILYTIAASFLLGVLFWKQGKKLNNQQNLFNAIGSMYIAVIFLGVNNCSSVLQYIAMERTVMYRERFAGMYSSWAFSLAQVVVEIPYVLAQAIIFVIITYPMIGYFGSAYKIFWYFYVMFCSLLSYNYLGMLLVSLTTNFTVAAILQSAFNANFSLFAGFLIPKPRIPKWWIWLYYACPTSWALNGMLTSQYGDIDKNISAFGDTKTVVAFLKDYFGFHHDQLYVVAIVLVAFPVVLATLFAYCIGHLKFQRR; this is translated from the exons GAGTTATCAGAGCTAGAAAGGAGCCTGGGATCATCATTTTGGCTTCAGGGATTGAGTTTTCGAAGCACTTCGGCTGTAAGCACAACAAAAGATGATaccaatgatgaatatgatctccAATGGGCTGCCATTGAGAGGTTACCAACTTTTGAGCGGTTGAGGTCGTCACTGTTTGAGTGTGAGATCGATGGAAGGGCAGTTGATgataaaggaaagaaagtggTTGATGTTTCCACGCTTGGTGCATTGGAACGTCATTTTTTCGTAGAGAAGCTCATCAGGCATGTCGAGAATGACAACCTTAATTTGTTGCGCAAGATCAGAGACAGAACAGAAAA GGTTGGTGTCAAATTGCCCACCATAGAAGTGAGATATCTGAATTTATGTATTGAAGCAGATTGTGAGATAGTTCAAGGAAAGCCCCTGCCTACTCTCTGGAATTCCCTAAAGAGCATGCTTCCT GGTATTCCTGCAATGCCAGGTTCAGAGTCACGTAAGGCCAAAATAAACATCATTAAGGATGTCGGTGGAATTATAAAGCCTGGAAG AATGACTCTACTGCTTGGACCGCCTGGATGTGGGAAAACTTCCTTTCTAAAGGCTCTTTCAGGGATTCTAAGCAAATCACTCAAG GTCACTGGAGAAATATCATATAATGGCCACAAGCTTGACAAGTTCATCCCGCAAAAAACGTCTGCTTACATAAGCCAATATGATCTGCACATTCCAGAAATGACCGTGAGGGAAACACTGGACTTCTCTGCCCGTTGTCAGGGTGTTGGAAGCCGAGAAG ATATCATGATGGAGATCAGCAGAAGGGAGAAGGAAGCAGGAATTGTTCCAGATCCTGATACAGATACTTACATGAAG GCAATTGCTCTCAAAGGACTTAAAAGAACTCTTCAGACGGACTATATTTTAAAA ATCCTAGGGCTGGATATCTGTGCAGACACGTTGGTTGGAAATCCCATGAGAAGAGGAATCTCAGGtggtcaaaagaaaagattgactACAG CGGAGATGATTGTTGGCCCAAATAAAGCTCTATTCATGGACGAGATAACGAACGGCTTGGACAGTTCAACGGCCTTTCAGATTGTTTCTTGTCTTCAGCAACTAGCACATTTGACAGATGCCACTATACTGGTTTCGCTTCTTCAGCCTGCCCCAGAAACATTTGATCTGTTTGATGACCTTATTCTGATGGCTGAAGGGAAAATCGTCTACCAAGGCCCTTGTGACCAAGCTCTAAAGTTTTTTgaggactgtggattcaggtgTCCTGAAAGAAAAGGGGTTGCCCATTTCCTCCAAGAG GTTATATCAAGAAAAGACCAAGCACAATATTGGCAGCGTCCTGAGCTACCGTATAGCTATATGTCAGTCAATATGTTCTgtaaaaagttcaaggaatCTTATTGTGGGATGAAGCTAGATCAGGAGCTTTCAGACACATTTGATAGGtccaaaatccacaaaaatgcTGTTTCTTTTAATGTATACTCTCTGTCCAGATTGGAACTTCTGAGAGCATGCACAGCGAGGGAACTTCTTCTCATGAGGAGAAATTCTTTCATCTATGTTTTCAAATCAGTACAG CTCATTTTCATTGCATTTATCACGATGACTGTATTCTTGCGGACTCGGATGGGAATAGATGTTTTTCATGCCAACTACTATATGGGCTCTCTGTATTATGCGCTAGCCATACTCCTCATTGATGGATTTCCGGAATTAGCAATGACCGTTTCAAGGCTAGAAGCCTTCtataaacaaaaggagctgtACTTTTACCCTGCTTGGGCTTATGCAATTCCAGCATCTATACTGAAACTTCCTCTTTCACTGCTGGAATCTGTGGTTTGGACATCTCTCACATATTATGTGATTGGATACAGTCCTGAAGTAGGAGGTAA GTTCTTCCGCCAACTATTACTTCTTTTCTCTGTGCACTTGTCCTCAGTATCCTTGTTCCGTTTTCTTGCCTCAATCTTTCAAACTATGGTTGCCTCCACCTTAGCTGGTAGTGTTGCATTACAGATTTTGATGCTATTTGGTGGTTTCATCATCCCGGAAC CCTCTATGCCTGCTTGGTTGAAGTGGGGTTTCTGGGTCTCTCCAATAACATATGGAGAAATTGGACTTTCTGTCAATGAACTTGATGCTCCACGATGGCAAAAG ATATTGTCATCAAACACTACAGTAGGGAGTGCGACCCTTGAAAGCCGAGGACTAAACTTTGATGGGTATTTCTTTTGGGTATCAATCGGTGCCTTATTGGGATCTACTTTAGTGTTCAACATCGGTTTCACTTTGGCCTTAAGTTTCTTGAAGC CTCCAGGATCATCACGTGCTATCATTTCACGTGAGAAGTACTTGCATAGTCGTGAAACTGAAGATTCTCATGACAGCATAAAGCATGAAGAGACAAAGAAA TCAcgcaattattatttttgatgtTCCTTTAAAATTATTAAACCAGCTTCTTTATTTCAAACAGGCAGGATGGTGTTACCTTTCACACCGTTGACGCTCGTTTTTAACAATCTGCAGTACTACATAGACACCCCTGTG GAAATGAGAGAACGAGGATTTGCACAGAAAAGACTGCAACTTCTCTCTGATATCATAGGCGCATTCAGACCTGGTATTCTTACCGCGTTGATGGGTGTGAGCGGAGCTGGGAAAACTACTCTTATGGATGTCCTTTGTGGGAGAAAAACTACCGGCTATATTGAAGGAGAAATAAAAGTCGGTGGTTATCCCAAGGTTCAAGAAACATTTGCAAGAATCTCCGGTTACTGTGAGCAAACAGACATACATACCGCACAAATCACAGTGGAAGAATCTGTCATATTTTCCGCATGGCTTCGTTTGGATCCTCAGATTGACTCAAAACGTAAAATG GAATTTGTTAATGAAGTCTTGGAGACAATCGAGCTTGATGGAATAAAAGATTCTTTAGTGGGCATACCTGGCATTAGTGGTCTATCCACAGAGCAACGAAAACGACTCACAATCTCTGTAGAGCTTGTTGCAAATCCTTCCATAATCTTTATGGATGAGCCTACAACAGGACTTGATGCTAGAGCTGCTGCGATTGTCATGCGAGCAGTGAAGAACATAGTTGATACGGGAAGAACAATAGTTTGCACCATCCACCAACCCAGCATTGACATATTTGAGGCTTTTGATGAG TTGGTTTTATTAAAAACTGGTGGACGGCTGATTTACTCAGGACCCTTGGGACATAACTCAAGCAAAATTATAAAATACTTCGAG AGTATTCCAGGGGTGCCAAAGATTAAGAGCGACTGCAATGCAGCTACATGGATGCTAGAAGTGACTTCTACCTTAGCTGAAGCTGAACTTGGGATTGATTTTGCTCTAATATACAGAGAATCGACATTATATGA GACCAACAAAGAACTTGTAAACAAGTGGAGCACTCCACCTCCCGGTAGTAGTGACTTGCACTTCGCCTCCCAATTCTCGCAGAACAGGTGGGGACAATTCAAGTCATGTCTCTGGAAGCAGTGCTTGTCCTATTGGAGAATTCCTCCTTACAACTTGATGCGTATCCTTTACACAATTGCCGCGTCTTTTCTGTTAGGGGTACTGTTCTGGAAGCAAGGGAAGAAATT AAACAACCAGCAGAACTTATTCAATGCAATTGGTTCGATGTATATAGCCGTTATCTTCTTGGGCGTAAACAATTGCTCATCAGTACTACAGTATATTGCTATGGAACGGACCGTCATGTATCGTGAGAGATTTGCAGGGATGTACTCTTCATGGGCTTTTTCACTAGCACAG GTTGTTGTTGAGATACCATATGTACTAGCTCAAGCAATTATATTCGTGATCATCACCTATCCGATGATCGGTTATTTTGGGTCAGCATACAAGATTTTCTGGTACTTCTATGTCATGTTCTGCTCATTGCTGTCATACAATTACCTCGGAATGCTGCTCGTGTCCCTGACAACAAATTTCACGGTGGCTGCAATTCTACAATCTGCCTTCAATGCAAATTTCAGTCTTTTTGCTGGGTTTTTAATCCCAAAACCG AGAATTCCAAAATGGTGGATCTGGTTGTACTATGCGTGTCCAACATCATGGGCACTTAACGGTATGCTAACTTCGCAGTATGGAGATATTGATAAGAACATATCGGCATTTGGAGATACTAAAACTGTGGTGGCCTTCTTGAAGGATTATTTCGGATTTCACCATGATCAATTGTATGTTGTGGCGATTGTCCTCGTCGCCTTTCCTGTTGTTCTAGCAACTCTTTTCGCGTACTGTATAGGGCACTTGAAATTCCAGAGAAGGTGA